TCCTTGCCAACTGTTTATATTTAGTAACTCTAAGGATATGTTCTGGCCTGGCTGGAACCAAAGGTTAGACTTTATCATCTGTCAAAGAGACAGCTTTTGATCTCATTTGGCTTTTGACCTTTTGGCTTATTAGATATTCTTTCTAAAGTCTAGGCCAGTTTTCTTATAAGTTGCAAACTGAGGCATTTCTGGCTAAGGTTCCATAAAAGAAGTAGACAGGCCTTAGGCCTAGTTATTTCTGATATTGAGCACTGTTTCATACCTTATCATCTTGTATAAAAATTCATGAGGAATAATAAGAGAACAGTTGTAGATTTTACCCACGCGTTCATGTGAACCAGAATTGGTAATGGGCTAAGGTGAATGGATCCAAAATAAATCTCTCATGTGACGAATAATATGGCTGCAATGGTAGGCATAGAAATGCTGTCTTAGGTATTAGAGAGAAAGTTTCAGTGGGATACCACAGGGAGCACTATGTATGATCCCATTTCTGTTTAAATTGTAACCTAATTATTTacaccactctttttttttttcacactgtaatatctttaattaagtacaaataactttttaacatgttattatgttacatggagaccatttcacccactgctctgtttggCTGCCAGTCTCTTATCCCTCTCTTCAGCAATGGTGAGGCAGATACCTTTTCCTcgaggaagagaaatccatggtttgttgcctttgccaataacgaaaatgttggagaggcgagtggcaaagctgttgccattggcatctttcacgtgaaccacatcaaaagacccgggatgtctttctctgttggtgatcacaccaattcttcccaggttagcgcctccagtcaccatacacaggttaccagtgtcaaacttgatgaaatcagtaatcttgccagtctccaaatcaatctgaatggtgtcattcactttgatgagtggatcaggatagcggatggtacgagcatcatgagtcaccagatgagagattccttttgtgcccacaaagatttctctcactttgcacaacttgtacttggcctcctcaggtgtgatacgatgaacagcaaagcgacccttggtgtcataaatcagacggaaattctctccagtcttgtcaATGCTGATGACATCCATAAATCCAGCAGGGTAGGTTATATCAGTTCGGACCTTGCCATCAATTTTAATGAAGCGCTGCATGCAGATCTTCACTTCATCTCCTGTCAGGGCATacttaagcctgtttcttaggaaaatgatgagtGGGAGACACTCTCTCAGCTTGTGGGGACCAGTGGATGGACGAGGAGCAAACACACCGCTCAGCTTATCCAGCATCCAATGCTTTGGAGCTGCTACACACTTCAGATGCTTCTTGGGACCGCGGGCCATGGCTGCACTAAGCATGGAAAGAGCTTTACACCACTCTTATAGGAGCTTGATCCCTCATTTACAGAAATCAGAAACATCACGTTTTATGACAGTGATTCTTAATATCTTAATATGTGTTTATATGAACTAGTCCTATTTAAGATCCTTGTAAAAGTAATTGGTctttctagaaaaggaaatgcatATACCATTTACCCTCCAAAATTTGCATACAGTTTCAAGGGATTCAGTAATCCATTTGAAGTgcatgtgaagaaagaaaaacaaaacaagcaagcTACAGAacaactattttctaaaaaatcatCTTTGATCAATGTTTCAAACACTTAACTCTTTTAAAGTCATTACACACGAGTAAGTCTATTAAATAACAGTTAATCCTACACATCTGCACAGTGACTCAGATTCAATAGTCAGCAGTTATatattattactaaaatattaaaatcgtCTCTGTCCTGGTGGAAAAATAATTGCTACTTTGAACTCCCCTGAATTCTCAACTATTAATCTTCTCCATCACCCAGCATACCTCAATCAAGTCCTGGTCAATATAGCAGAAGACTCTAGGATGCAATGCCCACACATAAAAGAACACCAGTTCTGTTTAGTCCCAATGCCTTTTTTAggtatgataaaatattttgaatataaccCTTGAGtttgtctctttaatttttcCTAAGAGTAATAATCTACATAGAAGGAGTGAAAGAATGCTAGGTGCTTTCTTTAGTCTGTTAAAATTAGGAGTATAATGAAATAGTTGACTTTGCTCTGTATTTTTAAGGGAAGAAAGCTGAAAAGATTACTCGCAGGTCAATTTTTCAGGGAAAATGCAAGAAATGAGAAGTGAGGGGAGCTTGAGAAGAGTAGATTCTGGGTAATTTGGGGCAAGGGATAAGGGAAAAATAATACAGCCTTAAGGTGTGCAGCCAGGTATTTTGACTGCGTAGCCTCCTGTCCTTTGGGAAATCATGACACAATCACTCCATATGATTCTATTTCTAACTTCCTAAACTCCATGAATAGACAGtcacattatctcattttcctCTTGGCAGTAATATATCTAAAGTGTAAACATATAATCTAAGCAATAAATCAAGCAGAATTCTTCtctattttgatatattgatGACGGGTGAAAGAAGTTCTCTTCCATGGGAGGTtcttttgccatctttttttcCAGGTAGAGAGAACCTATATGTAAATGGAGCCAAGAAGAGGTAAAGAGActtatggagaaagaaaagtccTATTCATGATGAAATGACTCTCTGAGGACCTGGCTCTATagttattccttttatttataagtCTCTAAATATCATTCCAGCTAAGAGAATAAATTGTCATcattactgttgttattatttaaattGCTTAAGCTATTTTAAGCTGGGTTTCTGTTATGTGAAACTAAAAGAGTTCTGGTTAATTTAGAGGGTTATGCTAAAAGCCGTGTCTATGTAAAAAAAGGGGTCTGTAAATAATGTAATGACTAGTGACTttaagatacaaaattctagcTAGAAGGGAGAGATTGCCAATATTAACACAATAGACTTTACAGCTATCTGTGATCATTTTCAAAAGCACATGCTCTAACATGGTTTCAATTGCTTTTGAATTGCTTAATGATAAAAGGGCATAAGATCCACCTATTATACTCAGTGAAAATATTCTGCAGTTTAGAAATTCTACACCTTTATTCTGATAGCTAAAAAAAATTCCGTGATTCAATCTAGTTTTATGTCAAGTAgactaaatacatattttcatgatttatattaagaaaagtCTTAAATATTCTAGGTGAAACAATAAGggagagcttttaaaatattaatacttttccaATAAGACAGAATAtgtgaaaactttatttttcaaagactaTTTAGGCTTTCTggtataaaatcaaataataaaccATTGCTTTGATTATTAACTGATTTATTAATTGATACCCAAGTTCCTTTAGAAACAAAGAACTCTTCAATATTATGGCTCCTTAATCTATAGACTTTTTCACATTGAAGAAACAGTATTCTAGCATTTCTAATGACTAAATAAATCCATGAATACATTTTATGAACCAGTGCATGATTTTTCCCATTTGGTA
The Microcebus murinus isolate Inina chromosome 11, M.murinus_Inina_mat1.0, whole genome shotgun sequence genome window above contains:
- the LOC105877319 gene encoding small ribosomal subunit protein eS4, X isoform-like, which encodes MARGPKKHLKCVAAPKHWMLDKLSGVFAPRPSTGPHKLRECLPLIIFLRNRLKYALTGDEVKICMQRFIKIDGKVRTDITYPAGFMDVISIDKTGENFRLIYDTKGRFAVHRITPEEAKYKLCKVREIFVGTKGISHLVTHDARTIRYPDPLIKVNDTIQIDLETGKITDFIKFDTGNLCMVTGGANLGRIGVITNRERHPGSFDVVHVKDANGNSFATRLSNIFVIGKGNKPWISLPRGKGICLTIAEERDKRLAAKQSSG